A single Mercenaria mercenaria strain notata chromosome 9, MADL_Memer_1, whole genome shotgun sequence DNA region contains:
- the LOC123546160 gene encoding solute carrier family 22 member 4-like, translated as MARKYKDTQSNIVPESFRWYIAHEKFDKAKYIITSIAKFNRNYDFNTAIDLRRPDSPTKLRYSLLNLFQTRTLVKVTLLLTLNWITLGVVVFGLLFGIQNLSGYLYLNTFLFSLTTIPSKAIATWLSHRTGRRKATSICFIVVGIAGLTGGVLQTLDVKYKDQFTTVLAIMANSSTSAAWGTVQTMTVELYPTVIRNIGFGMLSFIGGIGSVIGPQFVYLVHRCSRDSKENNLLD; from the exons ATGGCCAGAAAATATAAAGACACTCAGTCCAA tatAGTTCCTGAAAGTTTCCGCTGGTATATAGCACATGAGAAGTTTGACAAAGCAAAATACATCATCACATCAATTGCCAAGTTCAATCGCAATTATGATTTCAACACGGCAATTGACCTGAGAAGGCCCGACTCTCCAACCAAATTGCGATATTCGTTACTAAATCTGTTTCAAACACGGACACTGGTGAAAGTAACATTGTTGTTAACCCTTAATTG GATAACACTGGGAGTCGTAGTATTCGGGTTATTATTTGGGATACAGAATCTCTCAGGATACTTATACTTGAAtacttttttgtttagtttaaccACGATTCCTTCGAAAGCAATCGCCACGTGGCTAAGTCACAG AACTGGTCGAAGAAAGGCAACAAGCATTTGTTTCATCGTTGTTGGAATTGCAGGTCTTACAGGTGGCGTTTTGCAAACATTAG atGTAAAATACAAGGATCAATTTACCACAGTGCTAGCCATTATGGCAAACTCAAGTACATCGGCAGCGTGGGGAACAGTACAGACAATGACAGTAGAACTTTATCCAACTGTCATAAG GAACATTGGATTTGGGATGCTAAGTTTCATTGGAGGAATTGGTTCTGTGATCGGGCCACAATTTGTATATCTT GTACATCGCTGCTCCAGAGACTCAAAAGAAAATAACCTTCTGGATTAA
- the LOC128559508 gene encoding uncharacterized protein LOC128559508 translates to MTNRHDNIKYMMQLPGHTRCLIDAGFGRIKQRYRREDVDTLQHVADVVDLSSCSNVSVVYGRDTWKWRQWKAFFGDRYKKVPNISKYHYFRFTSTDPGAVFMKISAVDTEETRFVVCKTNLLAMDSYDIPQEIMPAGLSRERQRYLYSQVCPLVRLQFQEEFCAVPAQE, encoded by the exons ATGACGAACAGACAcgataatatcaaatatatgatGCAGTTACCTGGCCATACTAG atgtttGATTGACGCCGGTTTTGGCAGAATTAAACAGAGGTATCGTAGGGAGGATGTTGATACGCTTCAACACGTAGCGGATGTTGTTGATCTGTCATCCTGTAGCAACGTCTCAGTTGTGTATGGCAGGGATACATGGAAATGGAGGCAGTGGAAGGCTTTCTTCGGCGACAGATATAAAAAAGTTCCGAATATATCCAAGTACCACTACTTCCGGTTCACTTCAACAGACCCCGGAgccgtatttatgaaaatatctgcGGTTGACACAGAGGAGACAAGGTTTGTCGTCTGTAAAACAAACCTTCTTGCTATGGATTCATATGACATTCCCCAAGAAATAATGCCAGCTGGACTTAGCCGAGAGCGACAGCGCTACCTTTACAGCCAGGTTTGCCCGCTTGTGAGACTTCAGTTTCAGGAAGAATTCTGTGCAGTACCAGCTCAAGAATAG